A portion of the Krasilnikovia cinnamomea genome contains these proteins:
- a CDS encoding type 2 lanthipeptide synthetase LanM family protein: MPLHDLYPLFPELQTDIGLQEFLTPISGSLAEDYIAPADRTADLAELGTLCTEQIGDGPAMFDAFARSYCAPYRVQVERTFEGSPLTVARAAQLTTDFLAWLTERVQQTTVRTLVVVLDLLRRAEALPGETGDERLWHFCHISGLDAFREQLFVVFPELGRQLAVLADNGVRHLRRMLDATTAAVADGRLPTAATGSPRPVLTAISYGLGDSHGGGKTVCRLTFSGDRALVYKPRAMDVEHAYAAFVSRIDPDLPVLSVWCGDDCGWQEYADQGQAAPAPAYFHAAGRLLAVLHVLRASDMHYENVLNHRGLPVVVDAESLFSVNRRAGDGREQSAEIQALAQTVFSVGLLPTRIGAPGVADASIDIGFLGYVPGQQAVTTSPVLTDFGTDQPRVGFTAGTVETAAIRPAGDRRSVELQQLCAGFAETYDWILDHVGRVEAWLRELFPGVAVRSVLEATSKYQKLLQTASHPTFQQSTPLKELLLHRIGLGRIDHLTPPVVRAEIRDLLQGDVPYFSLRTDSTWVYHHREAVADVLAQPPLAQTIAGLRAMSPGARDRNLRIIRAAYVDLTEPECDAPAYAGHTVPSAPARTRDLVDALAAELTDAVVAAGPGGRPGWIGATIRDTTQEFPWRVDGLGDDLYAGVAGIALFLAAAGVLTDEARYRTLARDVLCPRVQALLDDPTRRRRQVSGGMAGGYPGLAFTALEVARLSASAELAELGAQLWSRIPEDLPLLEDADFLMGSAGLLAASVTVESGAVTEAAFQHLRGRLDLKPAPDQRLYSGFAHGTSGTLASLARYAAAADDGRVELASLSRIHEGLYDPGAGHWPISNLAPERVARGWCHGTPGVLLGVVERLVAGAPPSDDPRNSVGVLAETVADTCLGLNLSLCHGDIGNLLILAEAAGWDPSGRIADRVADRHAELVTRIVPGALAARVGKSVLNDSAYVGTAGIGLGMILLTGEVDVASPLTLRRNPR, translated from the coding sequence ATGCCATTGCACGACCTCTACCCGCTCTTTCCCGAGTTGCAAACGGACATCGGGCTCCAAGAGTTCCTCACCCCCATTTCCGGCTCGCTCGCCGAGGACTACATTGCTCCGGCCGACCGCACCGCGGATCTGGCCGAGCTTGGCACACTCTGCACCGAGCAGATCGGTGACGGCCCAGCGATGTTCGACGCCTTCGCCCGTTCATATTGCGCGCCCTATCGTGTGCAGGTAGAGCGGACGTTCGAGGGCTCGCCGCTGACGGTGGCGCGGGCAGCGCAGCTGACCACCGACTTCCTTGCCTGGCTCACCGAGCGGGTCCAGCAGACCACCGTCCGCACCCTGGTCGTCGTCCTGGATCTGCTGCGCAGGGCGGAGGCGTTGCCGGGCGAGACCGGCGACGAGAGGCTGTGGCATTTCTGCCACATCTCCGGCCTCGATGCGTTTCGCGAGCAGTTGTTCGTCGTCTTTCCTGAACTGGGTCGGCAGCTCGCCGTGTTGGCGGACAATGGCGTGCGACACCTGCGCCGGATGCTCGACGCAACGACGGCGGCCGTCGCCGACGGCCGGTTGCCGACGGCGGCGACCGGCTCCCCGAGACCGGTCCTCACCGCGATTTCGTACGGGCTTGGCGACTCGCACGGTGGAGGCAAGACCGTCTGCCGGCTGACCTTCTCCGGTGACCGGGCACTGGTCTACAAGCCGCGCGCGATGGACGTGGAGCACGCATACGCCGCCTTCGTCAGCCGGATCGACCCGGATCTGCCCGTCCTCTCCGTCTGGTGCGGCGACGACTGCGGGTGGCAGGAGTACGCCGATCAGGGCCAGGCCGCGCCGGCTCCGGCCTACTTCCACGCGGCGGGGCGACTGTTGGCGGTCCTGCATGTGCTGCGCGCCAGTGACATGCACTACGAGAACGTGCTCAACCACCGAGGACTGCCCGTGGTAGTCGACGCCGAATCGCTGTTCAGTGTCAACCGCCGGGCCGGCGACGGGAGGGAGCAGTCGGCCGAGATTCAGGCGTTGGCGCAGACGGTGTTCTCCGTTGGTTTGCTCCCGACCCGCATCGGTGCTCCGGGCGTGGCCGACGCTTCCATCGATATCGGCTTTCTGGGCTATGTGCCGGGCCAGCAGGCCGTCACGACCAGCCCGGTCCTGACCGACTTCGGCACCGACCAGCCGCGGGTGGGCTTCACCGCCGGAACGGTGGAGACCGCCGCGATCCGACCGGCAGGGGATCGGCGCAGCGTCGAGCTCCAGCAGCTCTGTGCGGGCTTCGCGGAAACCTACGACTGGATCCTCGACCACGTGGGACGGGTCGAGGCCTGGCTGCGCGAACTGTTCCCCGGCGTCGCGGTTCGTTCGGTGCTCGAGGCCACGAGCAAGTACCAGAAGCTGCTCCAGACAGCGTCGCACCCGACGTTCCAGCAGTCGACCCCGCTGAAGGAGCTGCTGCTCCACCGCATCGGACTCGGCCGGATCGATCACCTCACCCCGCCGGTCGTCCGAGCCGAAATCCGCGACCTGCTGCAAGGCGATGTTCCCTACTTCTCCCTGCGGACGGACAGCACCTGGGTCTATCACCACCGGGAGGCCGTCGCGGACGTGCTGGCCCAGCCGCCGCTGGCGCAGACGATCGCCGGGCTACGGGCGATGTCACCGGGCGCCCGAGACCGCAACCTGCGGATCATCAGGGCCGCGTACGTGGACCTCACCGAGCCGGAATGCGACGCCCCCGCGTATGCAGGGCACACCGTCCCCTCAGCGCCAGCCCGGACCCGCGACCTGGTGGACGCGTTGGCCGCGGAGCTGACCGACGCCGTCGTGGCGGCGGGTCCCGGCGGCCGACCGGGATGGATCGGCGCGACCATCCGCGACACCACCCAGGAGTTTCCGTGGCGGGTGGACGGCCTCGGCGACGACCTGTACGCCGGCGTGGCTGGTATCGCGCTGTTCCTGGCCGCGGCCGGGGTTCTGACCGATGAGGCGCGGTATCGGACGCTGGCGCGCGATGTCCTGTGTCCGCGGGTGCAGGCGCTTCTCGACGACCCGACACGACGGCGGCGTCAGGTGTCCGGGGGTATGGCAGGAGGCTATCCCGGCCTAGCCTTCACCGCCCTCGAGGTGGCCCGGCTGTCCGCATCGGCGGAACTAGCCGAACTGGGCGCACAGCTGTGGTCCCGGATCCCGGAGGACCTGCCACTGCTCGAGGACGCGGATTTTCTGATGGGATCGGCTGGGCTGCTGGCGGCGTCGGTGACGGTCGAAAGCGGGGCCGTCACCGAGGCGGCGTTCCAGCATCTGCGCGGTCGGTTGGACCTGAAGCCGGCACCCGACCAGCGCCTCTACAGCGGGTTCGCCCACGGCACGAGTGGCACCCTGGCATCGCTTGCCCGCTACGCCGCTGCCGCCGACGACGGGCGCGTGGAGCTGGCGTCGCTGTCCCGGATCCACGAGGGACTGTACGACCCGGGCGCCGGACACTGGCCGATCAGCAACCTGGCTCCGGAGCGCGTCGCGCGTGGCTGGTGCCACGGCACCCCTGGTGTCCTGCTCGGGGTCGTCGAACGTCTCGTCGCCGGCGCGCCGCCCTCAGACGATCCACGTAACAGCGTCGGCGTGCTCGCCGAGACCGTCGCGGACACCTGCCTCGGGCTCAACCTGTCGCTGTGCCACGGCGACATCGGAAACCTGCTGATCCTCGCTGAGGCGGCAGGGTGGGATCCGTCCGGGCGAATCGCCGACCGGGTCGCCGACCGGCACGCGGAGCTCGTCACGCGGATCGTGCCCGGGGCGCTTGCGGCCCGCGTCGGCAAGTCGGTGCTCAACGACAGTGCGTACGTGGGCACTGCCGGGATCGGTCTGGGGATGATTCTGCTGACCGGGGAGGTCGACGTGGCCTCGCCGCTGACGTTGCGGCGGAACCCACGGTGA
- the istA gene encoding IS21 family transposase: protein MEILEAYDLTRCAYSAGQLAGCDPKTVQRYVAVRDAGGDPFVRVGRPKLIDAFLPKVEELVDRSQGKIRADRVHERLVAMGFTGTERTTRRAVRAAKDAWRAGRRRTYRPWVPEPGLWLQFDWGDGPRIDGRRTSLFCAWLAWSRFRVVIPTWDQTLGTLVSCVDAALRRIGGAPTYLLGDNAKTVTVEHVAGVPVRHPVIVAAGRHYGCKVESCEPFDPETKGGVEATVKIAKQDLVPTSANLRGQYTSFTELVVAADEWCDHVNARPHRETGVAPVERLAVERELLHVLPADPHAAALGEERLVNDDQTVRFGSVRYSTPPGHVGSRVWCRVVGDELAIAAMTGTGVAEIARHRLSTPGHPRIADEHYPGHPGGNGPRPPRPRARTRQEAAFLALGAGAHDWLVEAAASGATRVRAKMARAVELAAIVGADRVDHALGLAAAAGRFAEHDLAAILDHLSCAGDPADVVVADEAHSAQPGTGPWTGFGA from the coding sequence ATGGAAATCTTGGAGGCGTACGACCTGACCCGCTGCGCGTACTCAGCGGGGCAGTTGGCCGGCTGTGATCCGAAGACGGTGCAGCGGTATGTGGCGGTGCGCGACGCCGGCGGGGACCCGTTCGTGCGGGTAGGGCGGCCGAAGTTGATCGATGCGTTCCTGCCGAAGGTCGAGGAGTTGGTGGACCGGTCGCAGGGAAAGATTCGGGCGGATCGGGTGCATGAGCGGCTGGTGGCGATGGGGTTCACCGGCACCGAGCGGACCACGCGGCGGGCGGTGCGGGCGGCCAAGGACGCGTGGCGGGCCGGGCGGCGGCGCACGTATCGGCCGTGGGTGCCCGAGCCGGGGCTGTGGCTGCAGTTCGACTGGGGCGACGGGCCGCGCATCGACGGGCGGCGCACGAGTCTGTTCTGCGCGTGGCTGGCCTGGTCCCGGTTCCGGGTGGTCATCCCGACCTGGGATCAGACGTTGGGCACCCTGGTGTCGTGTGTGGACGCCGCGCTGCGGCGCATCGGCGGCGCGCCAACGTATCTGCTCGGCGACAACGCGAAGACCGTGACGGTGGAGCACGTGGCCGGGGTGCCGGTGCGGCACCCGGTGATCGTGGCGGCGGGCCGGCACTACGGCTGCAAGGTGGAGTCGTGTGAGCCGTTCGACCCGGAGACCAAGGGCGGCGTGGAGGCCACCGTGAAGATCGCCAAGCAGGATCTGGTGCCCACGTCGGCGAATCTGCGCGGCCAGTACACCAGCTTCACGGAGCTGGTAGTTGCCGCGGACGAGTGGTGTGATCACGTCAACGCCCGGCCGCATCGGGAGACCGGGGTGGCGCCGGTCGAGCGGCTGGCCGTCGAGCGGGAGCTGCTGCATGTGCTGCCGGCCGACCCGCACGCCGCCGCGTTGGGCGAAGAGCGGCTGGTCAACGACGACCAGACGGTGCGGTTCGGGTCGGTGCGGTACTCCACCCCGCCGGGGCACGTCGGGTCGCGGGTGTGGTGCCGTGTCGTGGGCGACGAGTTGGCCATCGCCGCGATGACCGGCACCGGCGTGGCCGAGATCGCCCGGCACCGGCTGTCGACTCCGGGCCACCCGCGGATCGCCGACGAACACTACCCGGGACATCCCGGCGGCAACGGGCCACGCCCGCCGCGGCCACGGGCCCGAACCCGGCAGGAGGCGGCGTTCCTGGCCCTCGGCGCGGGTGCCCACGACTGGCTCGTGGAGGCCGCTGCCAGCGGCGCGACCAGGGTGCGGGCCAAGATGGCCCGGGCCGTGGAGTTGGCCGCGATCGTCGGCGCCGACCGGGTCGACCACGCGTTGGGCCTGGCCGCCGCGGCCGGCCGGTTCGCCGAGCACGACCTGGCCGCGATCCTGGACCACCTGTCCTGCGCCGGCGACCCGGCCGACGTAGTGGTCGCCGACGAAGCCCACTCGGCCCAGCCCGGCACCGGCCCCTGGACAGGATTCGGCGCATGA
- a CDS encoding IS5 family transposase, whose amino-acid sequence MATLAVTRRHGLRDAQWAVRAPLLPAPRTGRPPKWTKRQLIDGIRWRIRVGAPWRDVPEQYAPWQTIYGLFRRWQRDGTWARLLAALQAHADAAERIDWDVSVDSTVSRAHQHAAGARQAGHAQKEPPGGVQAEPADHALGRSRGGLTTKTHLACEQGQKPLSLVLTAGQRGDSPQFTAVLDKISVARLGAGRPRTRPDRVLMSDRRHVWAGSAGNDPVSKPEVAGKYVMGLPIVGTWLSEAYADGHGMSPHEAEFGANQYVVDTSGHSDYWNNGSKSLANQAAVVVGQYSYAGLEHGQAPPNIS is encoded by the coding sequence GTGGCCACCCTAGCGGTGACGAGGCGGCATGGCCTGAGGGACGCGCAGTGGGCTGTCCGGGCCCCGTTGCTTCCTGCGCCGAGGACGGGTCGTCCGCCGAAATGGACGAAACGGCAGCTCATTGACGGGATCCGGTGGCGGATCAGAGTCGGGGCGCCGTGGCGCGATGTCCCCGAGCAGTACGCGCCGTGGCAGACGATCTACGGGCTGTTCCGCCGGTGGCAACGCGACGGTACGTGGGCGCGGCTGCTCGCGGCATTGCAGGCACACGCCGATGCCGCCGAGCGCATCGACTGGGACGTCAGCGTGGACTCCACGGTCAGCCGCGCCCATCAACACGCCGCCGGAGCGCGCCAAGCTGGCCACGCGCAGAAGGAACCTCCGGGCGGTGTGCAGGCCGAGCCCGCCGATCACGCGTTGGGTCGCTCCCGCGGCGGCCTGACTACCAAGACGCATCTAGCCTGCGAGCAGGGCCAGAAGCCGTTGTCGCTGGTGCTGACCGCGGGTCAGCGTGGAGACAGCCCCCAGTTCACCGCCGTGCTCGACAAGATCAGCGTTGCCCGGCTCGGCGCTGGTCGGCCCCGTACTCGCCCGGACCGGGTCCTCATGTCGGACCGGCGGCACGTGTGGGCCGGTTCCGCCGGTAATGACCCGGTGTCCAAGCCGGAGGTCGCCGGCAAGTACGTCATGGGGTTACCGATCGTCGGGACCTGGCTCAGCGAGGCGTACGCCGACGGCCACGGCATGAGCCCGCACGAGGCAGAGTTCGGTGCCAACCAGTACGTCGTCGACACCAGCGGTCACAGCGACTACTGGAACAACGGCAGCAAGAGCCTGGCAAATCAGGCTGCCGTGGTGGTCGGTCAGTACTCCTACGCCGGGCTGGAACACGGCCAGGCCCCGCCGAACATCAGCTGA
- a CDS encoding helix-turn-helix domain-containing protein — protein MVTQVSQPEFGQRLRRLRAERGLSQRDLASGTVNQSYISLLESGARVPTLDVVLHLARVLDVSVHALADVDIASPDGAVRALARSQFVNDVLTMAAIEYGDLDDAEQRMTAAYRAALAAPAESAAALGYGLALERILELRGDRPGRYALLSELLPLADQSEVVEMRVRTRIAFSAAARDVGRLDEAYAEIERASREITGTALADGSEHIRLLAVHLSVLNDRGSSVEIMRLVETLLVVARRLDRSAITGRGQWAASIALASIGRWRRALESLTEARRMLSHPSTSLRDWASFCRAAVSVQIDAHAEPAEIAASMEAARAATMAESSVANVRLAALEVRFAVATGDPERAIALAAAVADDELPSAERIRFLHARGQAERLAGQEAQAVATLRFAAQLAEETSAFRHAARIWRDINEPA, from the coding sequence GTGGTGACGCAGGTTTCTCAGCCCGAGTTCGGGCAACGCCTGCGGAGGCTGCGGGCCGAACGCGGGCTGTCTCAGCGTGACCTCGCTTCGGGGACGGTCAACCAGTCGTACATCTCTCTGCTCGAATCCGGCGCAAGGGTGCCCACCCTCGACGTCGTTCTGCACCTGGCTCGGGTCCTCGACGTGTCGGTGCACGCTCTCGCCGATGTAGACATCGCGTCACCGGATGGGGCGGTCCGAGCGCTGGCGCGGTCCCAGTTCGTCAACGATGTGCTCACCATGGCCGCGATCGAGTACGGCGATCTGGATGACGCCGAGCAGCGGATGACCGCCGCCTACCGGGCCGCGCTGGCGGCCCCAGCCGAGTCAGCGGCTGCGCTCGGCTACGGTCTGGCCCTGGAACGCATCCTCGAGCTGCGCGGTGACCGCCCGGGACGCTACGCCCTTCTCAGCGAGCTGCTGCCGCTGGCTGACCAGTCCGAGGTCGTCGAGATGCGGGTCCGGACCCGCATTGCGTTCAGCGCGGCGGCTCGGGACGTCGGCCGACTCGACGAGGCCTACGCAGAGATCGAGCGGGCCAGCCGGGAGATCACCGGAACCGCGCTGGCCGACGGCAGCGAACACATCAGGCTGCTGGCCGTCCACCTGTCCGTGCTCAACGACCGCGGCAGCTCCGTGGAGATCATGCGACTTGTGGAAACCCTGCTCGTCGTGGCGCGCAGGCTCGACCGCTCGGCCATCACCGGTCGTGGACAGTGGGCCGCGAGTATCGCGCTGGCCAGCATCGGTAGGTGGCGGCGTGCGCTCGAGTCGCTGACGGAGGCGCGGAGGATGCTCTCCCACCCGAGCACGTCGTTGCGCGACTGGGCGAGTTTCTGCCGGGCTGCGGTCTCGGTGCAGATCGACGCGCATGCCGAGCCGGCCGAGATCGCCGCGAGCATGGAAGCCGCACGCGCCGCGACGATGGCCGAATCTTCTGTGGCAAACGTGCGGCTCGCGGCACTCGAGGTGCGCTTCGCGGTAGCGACGGGCGATCCTGAGCGGGCCATCGCCTTGGCCGCCGCGGTCGCCGATGACGAGCTGCCGAGTGCGGAACGTATTCGATTCCTTCACGCCAGGGGCCAGGCTGAGCGGCTGGCTGGGCAGGAGGCGCAGGCGGTTGCCACCCTGCGGTTCGCGGCTCAGCTCGCTGAGGAGACCTCGGCCTTCCGCCATGCCGCAAGGATCTGGCGCGACATCAACGAACCGGCCTGA
- a CDS encoding IS481 family transposase yields MSVTEQRYQAVLDVRAGSTVTDVAARFGVSRQAVHRWLAWYEQDGLAGLADRSSRPRSSPTQTSADVEALVCEMRRRHPRWGARRILFELGRTGCPGPIPSRITVHRILVRHGLVEERPRRRRREDYVRWERDRPMELWQMDIVGGVMLADGREAKVVTGVDDHSRFCVIAAVVPKATGRAVCLALVAALREYGVPDELLTDNGKQFTARFNQGGGEVMFDRICRENGITHRLTKPRSPTTTGKVERFHQSLRRELLDDHPPFTSIIEAQAAIDAFRHEYNTDRPHQSLDMAFPANRFRAEHGNGIPLKLPPSLSTILDETPAPPHAAPPRPRPAAPTALAVEVVRTVPASGNLSLRGQQFWLGPAHAGREVTVWADTTVVHLLRDGVRLKSVPSRFSPTTLQQLLADGARPAGPPPIPAPAPGTGAVEVDRTVNACGQIGLAGRQHPVGYHLAGRRVTVRLDHRVLHLLDTDRTLLRSLPNPLTPAQVARIPNARPGGPAPTPAAGPLRVDRKVSSRGSICIARQKIQVGIGHAGHTVTVEEADTTFRVYHGEQLLTEAVRTTTHTIARFKARKPEPPRRATPTQTKSE; encoded by the coding sequence ATCAGCGTGACGGAACAGCGGTATCAGGCAGTCCTCGATGTGCGGGCCGGGTCCACGGTCACGGACGTAGCGGCCCGGTTCGGGGTGTCGCGGCAAGCGGTGCATCGCTGGCTGGCGTGGTATGAGCAGGACGGTCTTGCCGGCCTCGCTGACCGGTCCAGCCGGCCGCGGTCGTCACCGACGCAGACCTCTGCCGACGTGGAAGCCCTGGTCTGCGAGATGCGTCGTCGGCATCCGCGGTGGGGTGCTCGCCGGATCCTGTTCGAGCTGGGCCGGACGGGGTGTCCTGGTCCGATCCCGTCGCGGATCACGGTGCACCGGATCCTGGTCCGGCATGGCCTGGTCGAGGAACGGCCTCGTCGTCGCCGTCGGGAGGACTATGTGCGGTGGGAACGGGACCGGCCGATGGAACTGTGGCAGATGGACATCGTCGGCGGCGTCATGCTCGCTGACGGCCGGGAGGCCAAGGTCGTCACCGGTGTGGACGACCACTCCCGGTTCTGCGTCATCGCCGCCGTGGTGCCCAAGGCGACCGGCCGGGCCGTCTGCCTGGCGCTGGTCGCCGCCCTGCGCGAGTACGGCGTCCCGGACGAGCTACTCACCGACAACGGCAAGCAGTTCACCGCACGCTTCAATCAGGGCGGCGGGGAGGTGATGTTCGATCGGATCTGCCGCGAGAACGGCATCACCCACCGGCTCACCAAACCCCGTAGCCCGACGACCACGGGCAAGGTGGAGCGGTTCCACCAGAGCCTGCGCCGGGAACTGCTCGACGACCACCCGCCGTTCACGTCGATCATCGAAGCCCAGGCTGCGATCGACGCGTTCCGCCACGAATACAACACCGACCGGCCACATCAATCCCTGGATATGGCATTCCCAGCCAACCGGTTCCGGGCCGAGCACGGCAACGGCATCCCCCTGAAATTGCCGCCGTCGCTGTCCACAATCCTCGACGAGACCCCCGCACCGCCGCATGCCGCCCCGCCCCGCCCCCGGCCGGCTGCGCCTACCGCTCTGGCCGTGGAGGTCGTACGGACCGTGCCCGCCTCCGGCAACCTCAGCCTGCGCGGGCAGCAGTTCTGGCTCGGCCCGGCCCACGCCGGCCGGGAAGTCACGGTGTGGGCGGACACCACCGTCGTTCACCTGCTCCGCGACGGGGTACGGCTCAAGAGCGTGCCGTCCCGGTTCAGCCCGACCACCCTGCAGCAACTGCTGGCCGACGGCGCCCGCCCGGCCGGGCCACCACCCATCCCGGCACCCGCCCCTGGCACTGGTGCCGTCGAGGTCGACCGCACGGTCAACGCCTGCGGCCAGATCGGTCTCGCCGGCCGCCAGCACCCGGTCGGCTACCACCTCGCCGGGCGCCGGGTCACCGTCCGCCTCGACCACCGGGTGCTGCACCTGCTTGACACCGACCGCACCCTGCTGCGCAGCCTGCCGAACCCCCTCACCCCGGCTCAGGTCGCCCGGATCCCTAACGCCCGCCCCGGCGGCCCCGCCCCGACGCCCGCGGCCGGGCCGCTGCGCGTGGACCGCAAGGTCAGCTCCCGCGGCAGCATCTGCATCGCCCGGCAGAAAATCCAAGTCGGTATCGGTCACGCCGGCCACACGGTCACCGTCGAGGAAGCCGACACGACCTTCCGCGTCTACCACGGCGAGCAGCTGCTCACCGAGGCCGTCCGCACCACCACCCACACAATCGCCCGGTTCAAGGCCCGCAAACCCGAACCCCCGCGGCGGGCAACTCCCACTCAGACGAAATCGGAGTAG
- a CDS encoding CbrC family protein — translation MQADRGPLPPFRYHPDPVATGSVVAEEVVCVCCGRQRPFTYVGPVYAVEELGRRLCPWCVADGQAASLFDAQFTEVGWRVPDDVAAEVTEEVLQRTPGFAGWQQERWLHHCGDAAEFHGPVGAAELAAFPDALECVRLEVRGDGGWSAEQVEGYVQSLSKDGQPTAYLFRCRRCGAHLAYSDFV, via the coding sequence ATGCAAGCCGATCGTGGGCCTCTTCCGCCTTTTCGTTATCACCCGGATCCGGTCGCGACGGGTTCGGTCGTGGCCGAGGAGGTCGTGTGCGTTTGCTGCGGTCGGCAGCGGCCTTTCACCTACGTGGGGCCGGTCTACGCGGTAGAGGAGCTAGGCCGTCGCCTGTGCCCGTGGTGCGTCGCCGACGGGCAGGCGGCGTCCTTGTTCGACGCGCAGTTCACCGAGGTCGGATGGCGGGTGCCTGACGATGTTGCCGCGGAGGTGACCGAGGAAGTGCTGCAGCGCACGCCGGGGTTCGCCGGCTGGCAGCAGGAGCGGTGGCTGCATCATTGCGGTGACGCGGCAGAGTTCCACGGACCGGTCGGCGCGGCGGAGTTGGCCGCCTTTCCGGACGCCCTGGAGTGTGTGCGGCTGGAGGTTCGCGGTGATGGCGGCTGGTCCGCCGAGCAGGTCGAAGGATATGTGCAGTCGTTGAGCAAGGATGGCCAGCCCACCGCGTACCTGTTCCGCTGTCGCCGATGCGGAGCTCACCTGGCCTACTCCGATTTCGTCTGA
- the istB gene encoding IS21-like element helper ATPase IstB produces MTTDTTTDLTMDVTTPAPRPRGRRTTTAPAAPALPAELEALLRRMRLPYLRAAAPEVIATAKAQRWDPAEVLRVLLTEEVIGRDAATRRMRRKSANFPAGKTFATWRPDESSIPAATQQALSTLEWIGRAENLAIAGPSGTGKSHFVEALAHTAIDNDLRVAWFTLETLTTAVGRAKADGSVARTVARICRADLIVVDDIGMLPAGQDAAEAFYRVVDAAYERRSVAVTSNIHPSGFDTIMPKTLATATVDRLLHHAHLITTKGDSHRLAQALAGKGVQPLTT; encoded by the coding sequence ATGACCACCGACACCACCACGGACCTCACGATGGACGTGACCACCCCGGCGCCGCGGCCCCGCGGCCGGCGCACCACCACGGCTCCGGCGGCGCCGGCGTTGCCGGCCGAGCTGGAGGCGCTGCTGCGCCGGATGCGACTGCCCTACCTGCGCGCCGCCGCCCCCGAGGTCATCGCCACCGCCAAGGCCCAACGCTGGGACCCCGCCGAAGTCCTCCGCGTGCTGCTCACCGAGGAGGTCATCGGCCGTGACGCCGCGACCCGGCGGATGCGCCGCAAGAGCGCGAACTTCCCCGCCGGCAAGACCTTCGCCACCTGGCGACCGGACGAATCGTCGATCCCGGCGGCCACTCAACAGGCGCTGTCCACCCTGGAATGGATCGGCCGAGCGGAAAACCTCGCCATCGCCGGCCCGTCCGGCACCGGCAAGAGCCACTTCGTCGAAGCCCTCGCCCACACCGCGATCGACAACGACCTGCGGGTGGCCTGGTTCACCCTCGAAACACTGACCACCGCGGTCGGCCGAGCCAAGGCCGACGGGTCCGTGGCCCGCACCGTCGCCCGGATCTGCCGGGCCGACCTGATCGTGGTCGACGACATCGGCATGCTGCCCGCCGGGCAGGACGCCGCCGAGGCGTTCTACCGCGTCGTCGACGCCGCCTACGAACGCCGGTCGGTGGCGGTCACCAGCAACATCCACCCGTCCGGCTTCGACACCATCATGCCGAAGACCCTGGCCACGGCGACCGTGGACCGGCTGCTGCACCATGCCCACCTGATCACCACCAAGGGCGACAGCCACCGCCTGGCCCAGGCCCTCGCCGGCAAGGGGGTGCAGCCCTTGACCACCTAA